One window of the Carnobacterium maltaromaticum DSM 20342 genome contains the following:
- a CDS encoding aminotransferase, which translates to MKIAHFGVEEWLNEREKSAIYDLAGSSIASFTLEEIISIDGTQPQDFFSELLPKKMNYGWIEGSPEFKNEVSKLYKNMPVDNILQTNGATGANLLALYALVEPNDHVIAMHPSYQQLYDIPKSLGADVSFWEIKAENAWQPQLADLKKLIRTDTKLICLNNANNPTGTLLSEEFLQKIIEIAKSVDAYILVDEVYKPLDDTHSTPSIVDLYEKGIATNSLSKTYSVPGIRIGWTASNHETANLFRKYRDYTMICAGVIDDALAVHTLKNKKLVLNRNKKIVSTNLAILEKWVANEPLVSVILPKSVSTSFIKLDIPLNSEEFCIQLLEETGVLLVPGSRFDLEQHARLGYCTHTETLLTGLEKLSHFLTRYTEK; encoded by the coding sequence ATGAAAATTGCACATTTTGGTGTTGAAGAGTGGTTAAATGAAAGAGAAAAATCAGCGATATATGATTTAGCAGGCAGTTCAATTGCTTCGTTTACTTTAGAAGAAATTATTTCAATTGATGGTACTCAGCCACAAGATTTTTTTTCAGAATTATTACCTAAAAAAATGAATTATGGATGGATTGAGGGATCACCCGAATTTAAAAATGAAGTGAGTAAACTGTATAAAAATATGCCTGTTGATAATATTTTACAAACAAATGGCGCAACAGGGGCCAATCTTTTAGCTTTATATGCTTTAGTTGAACCTAATGATCATGTAATTGCGATGCACCCAAGTTACCAACAGTTATATGATATCCCAAAATCACTTGGAGCAGACGTTTCTTTTTGGGAAATAAAGGCAGAAAATGCTTGGCAACCCCAATTAGCTGATTTAAAAAAACTAATTCGAACAGATACAAAATTAATTTGTTTAAATAATGCAAATAACCCCACAGGAACCTTGTTAAGTGAAGAATTCTTACAAAAAATTATTGAAATTGCTAAATCAGTTGATGCTTATATTTTAGTTGATGAGGTTTATAAACCATTGGATGATACTCACTCAACTCCATCAATTGTTGATTTATACGAAAAAGGTATTGCAACAAATAGTCTCTCAAAAACTTATTCCGTACCTGGGATTCGAATTGGCTGGACAGCAAGTAATCATGAAACAGCGAACTTATTCAGAAAATATCGTGATTATACGATGATTTGTGCGGGTGTCATTGATGATGCTTTAGCTGTTCATACACTAAAAAATAAAAAGCTGGTCTTAAATAGAAATAAAAAAATTGTTTCTACAAATCTAGCTATTTTAGAAAAATGGGTGGCTAATGAACCTTTAGTTTCTGTTATTCTTCCAAAATCAGTCTCTACATCTTTTATTAAACTTGATATTCCGCTTAACTCCGAAGAATTTTGTATTCAACTATTAGAGGAAACAGGAGTTTTACTAGTTCCTGGTTCAAGATTTGATTTAGAACAACATGCCCGTTTAGGATACTGTACGCACACAGAGACTTTACTTACTGGCTTAGAAAAACTATCTCATTTCTTAACTCGCTATACAGAAAAATAA
- the hemA gene encoding glutamyl-tRNA reductase: MKILLYGVSHQTTPIEIRERYTIKEDDVPKQLTEIKAFNGVSEVVILTTCNRTEYYLYIDQTEFMHGDMLRYIGEYTGYDVSDVISTSYGKSNSDVATHIFKVATGLDSLMVGETQILSQVKFALKNAQEVATAGPILSSLFNKAVSFSKRVHTHTKIDQLSFNPSTAAVELLKLEWENLKEKRILLLGAGKMIRLAAKSLLENGAQHITVVSRNSLKAEAFAHDMNEWVQTNYHPEKLKRYVYSAEYENLPMALAGADGVIVATKASEYIVTTESIIKMQAIRSGSVKELCLIDLAVPRNVDPDLNLVKGIRIFDMDQIAVQIDHFKEEREKIIKGILADIDEAVIKFNRWYKERRAVPYIYQIRKDTMAIREKTIDSLAKKLPDLDAREMKLIDKHMQSVVNQLIKTPIQSMKEFARMNPSKDMNDALELFVRSIGLKQSEEQTEVPIEDLQLLEKEGDL, encoded by the coding sequence TTGAAAATTTTATTGTATGGCGTGAGTCATCAAACAACACCGATAGAAATAAGAGAACGGTATACAATTAAAGAGGACGATGTGCCAAAACAATTAACCGAAATTAAAGCTTTTAATGGGGTTAGCGAAGTAGTTATTTTAACGACATGTAACCGAACTGAATATTATTTATATATAGATCAAACTGAATTTATGCATGGTGACATGTTGCGTTATATTGGAGAGTATACTGGTTATGACGTATCTGATGTGATCTCAACAAGTTATGGAAAGTCAAATAGCGATGTTGCAACTCATATTTTTAAAGTTGCAACAGGTCTAGATTCATTAATGGTTGGGGAAACGCAAATATTAAGTCAAGTCAAATTTGCTTTAAAAAATGCACAGGAAGTGGCAACAGCAGGTCCAATTCTAAGCTCGCTTTTTAACAAGGCTGTTTCATTTTCTAAACGAGTACATACTCACACGAAAATTGATCAACTTTCTTTTAATCCGAGTACGGCAGCAGTAGAGCTCTTAAAATTAGAGTGGGAAAATTTAAAAGAAAAAAGAATTTTACTTTTAGGTGCGGGTAAAATGATTCGTTTGGCAGCAAAATCATTGTTGGAAAATGGAGCACAGCATATCACGGTAGTTTCGAGAAATAGTTTGAAAGCAGAGGCATTTGCCCATGATATGAATGAATGGGTCCAAACTAACTATCATCCTGAAAAGTTAAAGCGTTATGTATATTCCGCTGAATATGAAAATTTACCCATGGCTTTAGCTGGAGCAGATGGTGTAATTGTAGCAACGAAAGCGTCAGAATATATTGTTACAACAGAGAGTATTATTAAAATGCAGGCGATTAGAAGTGGCTCAGTTAAAGAATTATGTCTGATTGATTTAGCGGTTCCAAGGAACGTTGACCCTGACCTAAATTTAGTTAAAGGGATTCGTATTTTTGACATGGATCAAATAGCTGTGCAAATTGATCATTTTAAAGAAGAGCGGGAAAAAATAATTAAAGGTATTTTAGCGGATATTGATGAAGCTGTAATTAAGTTTAATCGTTGGTATAAAGAGCGCCGCGCAGTTCCTTACATTTATCAAATTAGAAAAGATACGATGGCAATTAGAGAGAAGACAATTGATAGTTTAGCTAAGAAATTACCTGATTTAGATGCTAGAGAAATGAAGTTGATAGATAAACATATGCAAAGTGTTGTGAATCAATTGATTAAAACTCCGATTCAATCGATGAAAGAGTTTGCTCGAATGAACCCAAGTAAGGATATGAATGATGCACTGGAACTATTTGTTCGTTCAATTGGTTTAAAACAAAGTGAAGAACAGACAGAAGTCCCAATCGAAGACTTACAACTGTTAGAAAAGGAGGGCGATTTATGA
- a CDS encoding amino acid ABC transporter ATP-binding protein: protein MIKIAHLKKSFGDVEVLKDINEEVNKGEVVVIIGPSGSGKSTLLRCLNLLEEPTSGDIIFEDTTITKVGQDKLNQLREKMGMVFQSFNLFPHMTVVENLKIAPMKVKGLTATEAEEKAKDLLAKVGLADKADAYPASLSGGQQQRVAIARALAMDPDVMLFDEPTSALDPEMVGEVLKVMKDLAESGMTMVVVTHEMGFAKEVSDRVLFMDAGYIVEQGTPTEVFEHPKNERTQDFLAKVL from the coding sequence ATGATTAAAATTGCACATTTAAAGAAGTCATTTGGTGACGTTGAGGTTTTAAAAGATATCAATGAAGAAGTTAATAAAGGAGAAGTAGTAGTAATTATTGGGCCTTCTGGTTCAGGTAAAAGTACACTATTACGTTGTTTAAACTTGCTTGAAGAACCAACAAGTGGAGATATTATTTTTGAAGATACGACGATTACAAAGGTTGGACAAGACAAATTGAACCAACTTCGCGAGAAAATGGGAATGGTTTTTCAAAGTTTTAATTTGTTTCCACATATGACTGTTGTTGAAAACTTAAAAATAGCTCCAATGAAAGTTAAAGGTTTAACTGCAACAGAGGCAGAGGAAAAAGCTAAAGATTTATTAGCAAAAGTTGGTTTAGCTGATAAAGCTGACGCCTATCCAGCTAGCCTATCAGGTGGTCAACAACAACGGGTTGCGATTGCGAGAGCGTTAGCGATGGATCCAGATGTGATGCTATTTGATGAACCAACTTCAGCCTTAGATCCAGAAATGGTAGGAGAAGTTCTTAAGGTAATGAAAGACTTGGCAGAATCAGGAATGACGATGGTGGTTGTCACTCACGAAATGGGATTTGCAAAAGAAGTATCCGATCGCGTACTATTTATGGATGCTGGTTATATTGTAGAACAAGGAACACCAACTGAAGTTTTTGAACATCCAAAGAATGAAAGAACACAAGATTTTCTAGCAAAAGTATTATAA
- a CDS encoding copper ion binding protein encodes METIKFKVTGMSCEHCVKRVEESVLTINGVEKVKVHLKKGIAKVKYNQQLATPAKINDAVIAAGYEASIVE; translated from the coding sequence ATGGAAACGATTAAATTCAAAGTAACTGGAATGAGTTGCGAACATTGTGTGAAAAGAGTAGAAGAATCGGTTTTAACAATTAATGGCGTTGAAAAAGTGAAGGTTCATTTAAAAAAAGGAATCGCTAAAGTGAAATACAATCAGCAACTTGCTACCCCAGCTAAAATTAATGATGCAGTGATTGCTGCTGGTTATGAAGCATCGATAGTTGAATAA
- a CDS encoding MerR family transcriptional regulator: MSYKINQVAQKIGVKPQIIRYYEHEGMLSNISRNPNGYRSYSEEDISYIRFLESVKKLKRSGLPLIDLREYAKLINSENKECTVEKKALEDEYEKINTYIENLVEAKEYIKKKLKK; the protein is encoded by the coding sequence ATGAGCTATAAAATTAATCAAGTTGCTCAAAAAATTGGGGTTAAGCCGCAAATTATTCGTTATTATGAACATGAGGGAATGTTAAGTAATATTTCACGTAATCCAAATGGCTATCGTTCCTATTCAGAAGAGGATATCAGTTATATTCGTTTTCTAGAATCTGTAAAAAAATTAAAAAGAAGTGGATTGCCATTAATTGATTTAAGAGAGTATGCAAAATTAATTAATAGCGAGAATAAAGAGTGTACGGTTGAAAAAAAAGCACTTGAAGATGAGTATGAGAAAATAAATACTTATATTGAAAATTTGGTTGAAGCTAAGGAATATATCAAAAAAAAATTAAAAAAATAA
- a CDS encoding CopY/TcrY family copper transport repressor, protein MTTAEKVKISDAEWEIMRVVWSKKQASSQEIVSVLATKMDWKPATIKTLIGRLVKKELLTTEADGNRFIYRANVSETESVKSATESLFAHVCSKKVGSTIGNLIEEAQLSKSDIQMLEKLIQSKKATAVEEIVCNCVPGQCECQEHQNVTI, encoded by the coding sequence ATGACAACTGCTGAAAAAGTCAAGATTAGTGATGCTGAATGGGAAATTATGCGCGTAGTTTGGTCAAAAAAACAAGCTTCTAGCCAAGAAATTGTTTCGGTGTTGGCAACAAAAATGGATTGGAAACCGGCGACGATAAAAACCTTAATTGGGCGTTTAGTGAAAAAAGAATTGTTAACAACAGAGGCAGATGGAAATCGTTTTATATATCGAGCTAATGTTTCTGAAACGGAAAGTGTAAAATCAGCAACAGAAAGCCTATTTGCTCACGTATGTAGTAAAAAAGTAGGATCAACGATTGGAAATTTAATTGAAGAAGCACAATTGTCTAAGTCAGATATACAAATGTTGGAAAAACTAATTCAATCAAAAAAAGCAACAGCAGTAGAAGAGATTGTTTGCAATTGTGTGCCGGGTCAGTGTGAGTGCCAGGAGCACCAAAATGTCACTATCTAA
- a CDS encoding GNAT family N-acetyltransferase, with product MLSEKEFFKKQKIYQTNRLKLRQFKVDDADSMYTYTSNPNVAKYCSWPVYQTIEEAQKYIQFILTCYEKQVLAPWAIEIVETGEMIGAIDFVSWSDMHENVEVGYVIAEEHWGKGYVTEAFSKLIQIAFEEINVHRLTAKCCSVNQASAAVMKKNGLFFEGKTRESFYKDQQFYDMDHYGMVRNDYFARV from the coding sequence ATGTTAAGTGAAAAAGAATTTTTTAAAAAGCAAAAAATTTATCAAACAAATCGTTTGAAGTTGAGGCAATTTAAGGTCGATGATGCTGACTCAATGTATACATATACAAGTAATCCTAATGTTGCAAAATATTGTAGTTGGCCTGTATATCAAACGATTGAAGAAGCTCAGAAATATATCCAATTTATATTAACTTGTTATGAAAAACAAGTTCTAGCGCCTTGGGCAATTGAAATTGTAGAAACAGGCGAAATGATTGGAGCAATTGATTTTGTCAGTTGGTCAGATATGCATGAAAATGTTGAGGTTGGCTATGTGATTGCCGAAGAACACTGGGGAAAAGGCTATGTTACTGAAGCTTTTAGCAAGTTAATCCAAATTGCTTTTGAAGAGATTAACGTGCATCGACTAACAGCTAAATGTTGTTCTGTAAATCAAGCTTCTGCAGCGGTAATGAAGAAAAATGGTCTCTTTTTTGAAGGTAAAACGCGAGAATCTTTTTACAAAGATCAGCAATTTTATGATATGGATCATTATGGAATGGTGCGAAATGACTATTTTGCTAGAGTATAA
- a CDS encoding ABC transporter permease subunit, which yields MTIFKIEWKTQYKSVLAWCGVIVLILSLFMAVFPTMQSAGMTDIVNTKLSAMPQDVLKIFNLNDGSSLLEVMGYFAYVFQYVFIASAIYAVLIGAQALIKEESDGTIEFLYAQPMTRKELVGFKMVANLAILATFWVITFIFAAIIILIFRNETDKLGDIFFKLIQLFLNDGLILVALLGIGFFFSTIIKSSKQATGLALGFVFGTYVIGILSELNDKVSFLKYISLLHYGVPANLLKEWMGWTYLIILIVVITVFSLLSIFMYQKKDLKI from the coding sequence ATGACAATTTTTAAAATTGAATGGAAAACACAATATAAAAGTGTTCTTGCTTGGTGTGGTGTCATTGTGCTTATTTTAAGTTTATTTATGGCTGTTTTTCCAACAATGCAGAGTGCAGGAATGACAGATATCGTTAACACGAAACTTAGTGCAATGCCGCAAGATGTTTTGAAAATATTTAATTTAAATGATGGATCTAGTTTATTGGAAGTGATGGGTTATTTTGCTTATGTTTTTCAATATGTGTTTATTGCTTCTGCTATCTATGCCGTTCTTATAGGCGCGCAAGCTTTAATTAAAGAAGAATCAGATGGAACGATTGAATTTTTATATGCTCAGCCAATGACTAGAAAAGAATTAGTAGGTTTTAAAATGGTTGCTAATTTAGCAATACTTGCTACTTTTTGGGTGATAACTTTTATTTTTGCAGCAATAATTATTTTGATTTTTAGAAACGAAACAGATAAATTAGGTGATATATTTTTTAAGTTGATTCAATTATTTTTAAATGATGGTTTAATTTTGGTAGCTTTATTAGGTATTGGTTTCTTTTTTTCAACAATTATTAAATCAAGTAAACAAGCGACAGGTTTAGCTTTAGGATTTGTTTTTGGAACATATGTGATTGGGATTTTATCTGAGTTAAATGATAAAGTTAGTTTTCTTAAATATATTTCACTATTACATTATGGCGTTCCTGCTAATTTACTAAAAGAGTGGATGGGTTGGACTTATTTAATTATTTTAATAGTAGTGATAACTGTTTTTAGTTTATTGAGTATTTTTATGTATCAAAAGAAGGATTTGAAAATATGA
- a CDS encoding SPJ_0845 family protein gives MGLTHKTETNLDDLFSRFAVEPEPEKRKEDDEKDDDKKTKAKKTEDKKK, from the coding sequence ATGGGATTAACACATAAAACTGAAACAAACTTAGATGATTTATTTAGTCGCTTTGCAGTCGAGCCTGAACCTGAAAAACGTAAGGAAGACGACGAAAAAGATGATGATAAAAAAACTAAGGCTAAAAAAACAGAAGATAAAAAAAAATAA
- the hemL gene encoding glutamate-1-semialdehyde 2,1-aminomutase: protein MRSTEHSEAIFSEAVELMPGGVSSPVRAFKSVDVPPIVMDHGKGSRIVDVDGNSYIDYVLSWGPLILGHAEPHVVAAIQQTASLGTSFGAPTLMENKLAKLVIERVPSIEMIRFVNSGTEATMSALRLARGYTGRDKILKLEGSYHGHDDALLVKVGSGVATLGLPDSPGVPKSTTSNTLVAPYNDSEAVRRIFKEYQGQIAAVIVEPVAGNMGVIPPVPGFLETVREVTTKDGALLIFDEVMSGFRVGYYSAQGHYSVTPDLTCLGKVIGGGVPVGAYGGRRDIMEHMAPAGSVYQAGTLSGNPLAMAAGYATLSNLYEADYTHFEKLGDALETGIAKLSLKYNLPITVNRAGSMIGLFFNSGPVSNYQESKASDTEFFGNYYREMANRGIFLPPSQFEGLFLSKAHTLSDIEETLVAMDESFTALIMNK from the coding sequence ATGAGGTCGACAGAACATTCAGAAGCGATTTTTAGTGAAGCTGTTGAATTAATGCCGGGAGGGGTGAGTAGTCCTGTCCGAGCGTTTAAATCCGTAGATGTACCCCCAATCGTCATGGATCATGGAAAAGGTAGTCGAATTGTGGATGTTGATGGAAATAGTTATATTGATTATGTATTATCATGGGGTCCACTGATTTTAGGCCATGCAGAGCCACATGTTGTTGCTGCTATTCAACAAACAGCTAGCTTAGGAACTAGTTTTGGAGCACCAACGTTAATGGAAAATAAGTTGGCTAAATTAGTCATTGAACGAGTCCCCTCAATCGAGATGATTCGCTTTGTTAATTCTGGAACAGAAGCAACTATGAGTGCTTTACGTTTGGCTCGTGGTTACACTGGTCGAGATAAGATTTTAAAACTTGAAGGAAGTTATCATGGACATGATGATGCTCTCCTAGTAAAGGTTGGTTCAGGGGTAGCAACATTAGGTTTGCCAGATTCTCCAGGTGTTCCGAAAAGTACAACAAGCAATACGTTAGTGGCGCCTTATAATGACAGTGAGGCTGTTAGAAGGATTTTTAAAGAGTATCAAGGCCAAATTGCTGCTGTAATTGTTGAGCCGGTAGCAGGCAATATGGGAGTTATTCCACCTGTTCCTGGTTTCTTAGAAACAGTCCGAGAGGTAACGACAAAAGATGGTGCATTGCTTATTTTTGATGAAGTAATGTCGGGTTTTCGAGTTGGGTATTATTCTGCGCAAGGGCATTATTCTGTTACCCCAGATTTAACCTGTTTAGGAAAGGTGATTGGTGGTGGAGTTCCTGTTGGTGCATATGGCGGACGACGTGATATTATGGAACATATGGCGCCAGCTGGAAGTGTTTATCAAGCGGGGACGTTATCGGGAAATCCTTTAGCCATGGCAGCAGGTTATGCAACTTTAAGTAATTTATACGAAGCCGATTATACTCATTTTGAGAAATTAGGAGATGCGTTAGAAACAGGAATTGCTAAACTCAGTTTGAAATATAACCTGCCAATTACAGTTAATCGTGCGGGCAGTATGATTGGTTTGTTTTTTAATTCAGGACCTGTCTCTAATTATCAAGAAAGTAAAGCGAGTGATACTGAATTTTTCGGGAATTACTATCGTGAAATGGCTAATCGTGGCATCTTTTTACCTCCTTCTCAGTTTGAAGGTTTGTTCTTGTCTAAGGCACATACGCTTTCGGATATTGAAGAGACACTGGTAGCAATGGATGAAAGTTTTACTGCATTAATTATGAATAAATAG
- a CDS encoding TetR/AcrR family transcriptional regulator, with amino-acid sequence MKEEREQRILDAAMSEFATHSYYEAKTDRIAEIAKVSKGLIFHYFGSKEKLYLQTVQAALTILINAVDLDQAPKKDLVQLVVWSTTKKIFLSQEYPLAFRLVLQSYGNAPKKLQSQLQEFYQEQQKKSYEVIEHVLNQMTLKPEVSKEVAVSLIHSVFENIQIEAQRYLKANPEATAADFEFLFTRTKEMLYFIQYGMCEVN; translated from the coding sequence ATGAAAGAAGAGCGTGAACAACGTATTTTAGATGCCGCTATGAGTGAATTTGCTACTCATAGTTACTATGAAGCCAAGACGGATCGAATTGCGGAAATTGCCAAAGTATCAAAAGGGTTAATTTTTCATTATTTTGGATCAAAAGAAAAATTGTATTTACAAACAGTCCAAGCGGCTTTGACTATCTTGATTAATGCCGTGGATTTAGATCAAGCGCCTAAAAAAGATTTAGTTCAGTTAGTTGTTTGGTCAACAACCAAAAAGATTTTTTTAAGTCAGGAATATCCATTGGCTTTTCGTCTGGTTTTACAATCCTACGGAAATGCTCCTAAAAAACTGCAAAGTCAACTTCAGGAGTTTTATCAAGAACAGCAAAAGAAATCTTATGAAGTGATCGAGCATGTATTGAATCAAATGACTTTGAAACCTGAGGTATCTAAGGAGGTTGCTGTTAGTTTAATTCATAGTGTTTTTGAAAATATCCAGATTGAAGCACAACGCTATTTGAAAGCTAACCCAGAAGCAACTGCCGCAGATTTTGAGTTTTTATTTACCAGAACAAAAGAAATGCTGTATTTTATTCAATATGGCATGTGTGAAGTAAATTAA
- a CDS encoding ABC transporter ATP-binding protein produces MKAIEINGLTKMYKDKAAVKNVHLEVNEGEIFGFIGPNGAGKSTTIKALLNFIYPTSGSAKILGLDSVKDSKAIKREVSYVSSDVRFYPAMTASEIIGYAAEFHQIQDAEAKIKHYYDRFEIESNKKLGDMSLGNKKKVAIVAGLIAEPKLMILDEPSSGLDPLMQHRLFEILTEKNKSGMTVFLSSHDLMEVQNYCSKAAFIKDGELIRIEDIDKDKADGKVVQLRGKNLNGTEFIKKGATIIESTTSSLKFIYNGDLQLILPLFVNSSITDIIIKNQDLEDKFMAMYEGGKKA; encoded by the coding sequence ATGAAAGCAATCGAGATTAATGGATTGACTAAAATGTACAAAGACAAGGCTGCTGTTAAAAATGTTCATTTAGAGGTAAATGAGGGAGAAATATTTGGTTTTATTGGACCTAATGGCGCAGGGAAGTCAACGACAATTAAAGCTCTTTTAAATTTCATTTATCCAACTAGTGGGAGTGCAAAAATTTTAGGGTTAGATAGTGTGAAAGATTCCAAGGCTATAAAAAGAGAAGTCAGTTATGTATCTAGTGATGTACGCTTTTATCCAGCGATGACGGCTTCTGAAATTATTGGCTATGCTGCAGAATTTCATCAAATTCAAGATGCCGAAGCTAAAATAAAGCATTATTATGACCGCTTTGAGATTGAGTCGAATAAGAAATTAGGGGATATGTCGCTAGGAAATAAGAAAAAAGTGGCAATTGTTGCTGGTTTAATTGCTGAACCTAAATTAATGATTTTAGATGAACCTTCAAGTGGCTTAGATCCATTAATGCAACATCGTTTATTTGAAATTTTAACTGAGAAGAATAAATCGGGGATGACTGTATTTTTATCTAGCCATGATTTAATGGAAGTTCAAAATTATTGCAGTAAGGCTGCTTTTATTAAAGATGGTGAACTTATTCGAATTGAAGACATTGATAAAGATAAAGCAGATGGTAAGGTAGTCCAATTAAGAGGAAAGAACTTAAATGGAACAGAGTTTATTAAAAAAGGCGCTACAATTATAGAATCAACAACGTCTAGTCTCAAGTTTATTTATAATGGAGATTTACAGCTGATTTTACCGTTATTCGTAAATTCGTCAATTACTGATATTATTATTAAAAATCAAGATTTAGAAGATAAGTTTATGGCGATGTATGAGGGAGGTAAAAAAGCATGA
- a CDS encoding nucleoside triphosphate pyrophosphohydrolase family protein — translation MEFNDYQKLANRTLYGNEQVLTNCALGVASETGEVVDLIKKYTFHGHDLDKKALTKELGDVLWYLSQIAEWADIPFENVATQNIEKLEKRYPNGFSKEASQNRVDD, via the coding sequence ATGGAGTTTAATGATTATCAAAAATTAGCAAATAGAACCTTGTATGGCAATGAACAGGTGTTGACAAATTGTGCATTGGGAGTTGCTAGTGAAACTGGTGAAGTTGTTGACTTAATTAAAAAATATACGTTTCATGGGCATGATTTAGATAAAAAGGCGTTAACGAAAGAATTGGGAGATGTTCTTTGGTATTTATCACAAATTGCTGAATGGGCTGATATCCCATTTGAAAATGTTGCAACCCAAAATATTGAAAAACTAGAAAAGCGTTATCCAAATGGTTTTTCAAAAGAAGCGAGCCAAAATCGAGTAGACGATTAA
- a CDS encoding ABC transporter substrate-binding protein/permease → MKQKKWINLILFLCVSLSIWGGTKTVEAAETSLADVKSSGKLVIGTSADYPPYEFHAKLDGKDQIVGMDILIAEKIAKDIGVSLVIRDMDYDSLLPALEAGKVDMVIAGMNPTDERRKSVDFSDIYYQGGQFIIIRNEDKDIFTQKSDFSGKILGVQKGTMQETVAKEQIEDVKMMGLTKIPDLILALTTKKIDGIVLEEPSALAYVSNDKNLAFIDGKFDLDANEQGSAIAFRKGSESLVTAVNQSIAEIKEQNLIPQFIKKAGEQLIEGQGGNEEGDVKPIFSFWEYFAKGTGYTIFIAFISVIIGIILGAVLALMRLSKSKISRGIAGVYVEFVRGTPMMIQVMFIYFALGVVINIPALLAGIIAVSLNSGAYICEIIRSGLNSVSKGQMEAARSLGMGKVDTMRYIIFPQALKNIWPALGNEFITVIKESSIVSIIGVGDLIYQTKVVTAITYRPVAPLAVTLIIYFILTFSLTKLLNYYEGKMNHD, encoded by the coding sequence ATGAAGCAAAAAAAATGGATTAATTTAATTCTGTTTCTCTGTGTGAGTTTAAGTATTTGGGGAGGAACAAAAACGGTTGAAGCGGCGGAAACTTCTTTAGCTGATGTGAAAAGTAGTGGAAAGTTGGTTATTGGAACAAGTGCGGATTATCCGCCCTATGAATTCCATGCAAAACTAGATGGAAAAGATCAAATCGTAGGTATGGATATTTTAATTGCTGAAAAAATTGCAAAAGATATCGGTGTCAGTTTAGTTATTCGTGATATGGATTATGATAGTTTATTACCTGCTTTAGAAGCTGGTAAGGTGGATATGGTCATTGCAGGAATGAATCCAACGGATGAAAGACGTAAGAGTGTAGATTTTTCAGATATCTACTATCAAGGTGGACAATTTATTATTATCAGAAATGAAGATAAAGATATTTTTACTCAAAAAAGTGATTTTTCTGGTAAAATATTAGGTGTTCAAAAAGGCACAATGCAAGAAACTGTTGCGAAAGAACAAATTGAAGACGTAAAAATGATGGGTTTAACTAAGATTCCTGATTTGATATTAGCGTTAACAACTAAGAAAATTGATGGGATTGTGTTAGAAGAACCTAGTGCTTTAGCCTATGTTTCAAATGATAAAAATTTGGCTTTTATTGATGGAAAATTTGACTTAGATGCAAATGAGCAAGGTTCCGCTATTGCTTTTAGAAAAGGCTCTGAATCATTAGTAACTGCAGTTAATCAAAGTATTGCTGAGATTAAGGAGCAAAACTTAATTCCACAATTTATCAAAAAAGCGGGAGAACAACTTATTGAGGGACAAGGTGGTAATGAAGAAGGCGATGTTAAACCAATCTTTTCATTCTGGGAATATTTTGCCAAAGGAACGGGTTATACAATCTTTATTGCTTTTATTAGTGTTATTATAGGGATTATTTTAGGGGCAGTATTAGCATTAATGCGTCTTTCTAAAAGTAAAATTTCAAGAGGAATAGCCGGAGTATATGTAGAATTTGTTCGTGGAACTCCAATGATGATTCAAGTGATGTTTATCTATTTTGCTTTAGGGGTCGTCATTAATATTCCAGCTTTACTTGCAGGAATTATTGCGGTATCTTTAAACAGTGGTGCCTATATTTGTGAAATCATTCGTTCAGGCTTAAATTCTGTTTCAAAAGGGCAAATGGAAGCGGCTAGAAGTTTAGGCATGGGTAAGGTTGACACTATGCGCTATATTATCTTCCCACAAGCCCTTAAAAATATTTGGCCAGCTTTAGGGAATGAATTTATTACAGTTATTAAAGAAAGTTCAATCGTTTCTATTATTGGAGTGGGAGATTTAATTTATCAAACAAAAGTTGTTACAGCGATTACTTATCGCCCTGTTGCTCCATTAGCAGTTACTTTAATTATCTACTTTATTTTAACATTTAGCTTAACAAAACTACTAAATTATTATGAAGGGAAGATGAATCATGATTAA